A single Natranaerobius thermophilus JW/NM-WN-LF DNA region contains:
- a CDS encoding ZIP family metal transporter — protein sequence MIFSTLAGMSTLMGAGIVFLFGTPSRIILAVILGFSGGVMFSVSIFELITEALKLSYQGPVLAAFFAGGFIMWCFSVVINKFLTPTHQMYETEDFLKTGYLVILGIALHNLPEGLAIGTGIEASPDLSLIIAITLAIHNIPEGMATAGPLKAGGLNTFSIIILITFAGLVTPLGTMAGIIFMGVLPDLVGISLGIAGGAMIYLVIDELLPKAQSSNKVLANSGFFLGFILGKLIVG from the coding sequence ATGATTTTTAGTACACTGGCTGGTATGTCAACTTTAATGGGAGCTGGGATAGTTTTTTTGTTCGGTACACCTTCTCGGATTATATTAGCAGTTATCTTGGGGTTCTCAGGTGGTGTAATGTTTTCTGTCAGTATTTTTGAGTTAATTACTGAAGCTCTAAAGTTGAGCTATCAAGGACCAGTCCTGGCTGCATTTTTTGCAGGGGGCTTTATCATGTGGTGTTTTTCTGTAGTAATAAATAAGTTTCTCACCCCTACTCACCAGATGTATGAGACTGAAGATTTTCTAAAGACTGGCTATTTAGTAATTTTGGGAATTGCTCTGCATAATCTACCAGAAGGATTAGCTATCGGTACAGGAATAGAAGCTTCCCCCGACTTAAGCCTGATAATAGCTATCACCTTGGCAATTCATAATATACCTGAAGGAATGGCAACAGCTGGACCATTAAAAGCTGGTGGTTTAAACACTTTCTCTATAATTATTTTAATCACCTTTGCAGGATTGGTAACCCCTCTTGGTACCATGGCCGGGATTATTTTTATGGGAGTTCTTCCCGATCTAGTGGGAATAAGTTTGGGAATTGCCGGGGGAGCTATGATTTATTTGGTTATCGATGAATTACTCCCCAAAGCTCAAAGTTCTAATAAAGTTTTAGCAAATTCAGGGTTTTTTTTGGGATTTATCTTGGGAAAACTTATAGTAGGCTAA
- a CDS encoding aldo/keto reductase translates to MKERQLGKTGIKVKLFSLGGEATVEQRGLKREAIELINKALDLGVNYIDTAPAYGEGGSEENIGMVMKDRRDEVTLASKTPERTYDDTMKSFEKSLKRLQTDYLDIYQVHDIKTEAELLQVLDQGEGAIKALEELKANGDIRFIGITGHKRPKPMLKGIKEYDFDTVLHALNPGDIHYNSFKTEFLEEAVNRQLGIIAMKVTAVGKIFANNKSISMGQILNYVWSHPISTAIIGISNLKELEENVNLAQNFTPYTTEQIKDLEEKTASNQRQVNFFKYEW, encoded by the coding sequence ATGAAAGAAAGGCAGCTAGGCAAAACAGGTATTAAAGTCAAACTGTTCAGTTTAGGGGGAGAGGCTACTGTAGAACAAAGAGGGCTTAAACGTGAAGCTATTGAATTGATAAATAAGGCATTGGATTTAGGTGTTAACTATATCGATACTGCTCCAGCTTACGGAGAGGGAGGTAGTGAAGAAAATATTGGCATGGTGATGAAGGATAGAAGAGATGAAGTCACTCTTGCTAGTAAAACACCTGAACGTACATACGATGATACAATGAAATCTTTCGAAAAAAGCCTTAAGAGATTGCAGACAGATTATTTGGATATATATCAAGTTCATGACATAAAGACTGAGGCAGAACTGCTGCAAGTTTTGGATCAAGGCGAGGGAGCTATTAAAGCTCTTGAAGAATTAAAAGCCAATGGAGATATAAGATTTATAGGAATAACAGGACATAAACGGCCAAAACCTATGTTAAAGGGAATTAAAGAGTATGATTTCGATACCGTACTACATGCCTTGAATCCAGGAGATATTCATTATAATTCTTTTAAAACAGAGTTCTTAGAAGAAGCTGTTAATCGTCAGCTTGGTATTATCGCTATGAAGGTTACTGCTGTTGGCAAGATTTTTGCAAATAATAAATCTATCAGTATGGGCCAAATTTTAAATTATGTATGGTCCCATCCTATATCCACAGCAATTATCGGTATCTCCAATCTAAAAGAACTAGAGGAAAATGTTAACCTTGCTCAAAATTTCACCCCTTATACTACAGAACAAATTAAGGACTTGGAAGAAAAAACGGCAAGTAATCAAAGACAGGTTAATTTTTTTAAATATGAGTGGTAA
- a CDS encoding GNAT family N-acetyltransferase produces MGADMNIEIKTFDELTLQELYAVIKARIQVFVVEQNCPYMECDDLDQMAYHCFIQSSGNVVAYARVIPPGYKFQEASMGRLLTIERVRGTGLGLELMEQVMSFMCRQKNWQEIRIEAQKYLESFYKKFHFRTVSDTFILDGIEHIEMLYQKG; encoded by the coding sequence ATGGGAGCAGATATGAATATAGAAATTAAAACATTTGATGAGTTAACTCTTCAAGAGCTATATGCAGTTATTAAAGCAAGAATTCAAGTATTTGTGGTTGAGCAGAATTGTCCGTATATGGAATGTGATGATTTGGACCAAATGGCCTATCATTGTTTTATACAGAGCTCAGGAAATGTTGTTGCTTATGCTCGTGTTATTCCACCTGGTTATAAGTTTCAAGAAGCTTCCATGGGGAGATTATTGACTATCGAAAGAGTGAGAGGGACAGGTTTAGGGCTGGAATTGATGGAACAGGTGATGTCCTTTATGTGTAGACAAAAAAATTGGCAGGAAATTCGTATAGAGGCGCAAAAATACCTTGAAAGTTTTTACAAAAAGTTTCATTTTAGAACTGTATCTGATACATTCATATTAGATGGCATTGAACATATAGAAATGTTATATCAAAAGGGTTAA
- a CDS encoding SOS response-associated peptidase, with protein MCGRFTLTIDLKEIIENYGFEISYVSQIASNYTPRFNIAPSQAVLAIAAGQKQNRLGYINWGLKAFPKGSPIINARAETLREKKSFAKLVDQRRCLILADGFFEWKKTHQGKEPYYIYLQGKKFFSMAALWNRWKQNGEEYTGCVIITQQAPNYSNLTEIHSRMPLLLTEQGEKEWLYSSNIVLSEIVSESQALMTQKADWHKVSTAVNSYKNDFPEVVEPVS; from the coding sequence ATGTGTGGACGATTCACTTTAACTATTGACCTAAAAGAAATAATCGAAAATTATGGTTTTGAAATATCTTATGTATCTCAAATAGCGTCTAACTATACTCCCAGATTTAATATTGCTCCTAGTCAAGCTGTGTTGGCCATTGCTGCCGGACAAAAGCAAAACAGATTGGGATATATTAACTGGGGATTAAAAGCTTTTCCTAAAGGTTCCCCAATCATAAATGCTCGGGCTGAAACTTTGCGTGAAAAAAAGAGCTTTGCCAAGCTGGTAGATCAAAGGAGATGTTTAATTTTAGCCGATGGTTTCTTTGAATGGAAAAAAACTCATCAAGGAAAAGAACCGTATTATATTTATTTACAAGGCAAAAAATTTTTTTCCATGGCAGCTTTATGGAACCGTTGGAAGCAAAATGGTGAAGAATATACAGGTTGTGTGATAATTACTCAACAAGCCCCTAATTATAGTAATTTGACCGAAATACATTCTAGAATGCCGTTATTATTGACTGAGCAAGGGGAAAAGGAATGGCTATATTCCTCAAATATTGTTCTTTCTGAAATAGTATCAGAATCCCAGGCTCTTATGACCCAAAAAGCTGATTGGCACAAGGTCTCAACAGCTGTAAATTCTTATAAAAATGATTTTCCAGAAGTGGTTGAGCCCGTTAGTTAA
- a CDS encoding hydroxyacylglutathione hydrolase family protein produces the protein MTIEQFKCPHRAKNFSYVISSPSSNKIAIVDPSFCDELLATKLTEAQYDVQYIINTHAHFDHTWGNDTLKNIFPKAKLIAHTNTKYKPNASSVDIAVEDGESIWLDQLEIKILHTPGHTPEDICLLVNNSLITGDTLFVGKVGGTRDRETAKTQFESLKKLMQLPQDTKIYPGHNYGPSPSSTIQAEKEANPFCLRLDNFENFYWLKENWKTFKEKHNLD, from the coding sequence TTGACTATTGAACAGTTTAAATGTCCTCACAGAGCTAAAAATTTTAGTTATGTAATTTCTTCTCCATCTAGCAACAAAATCGCCATAGTAGATCCTTCATTTTGTGATGAATTATTGGCTACCAAGTTAACAGAAGCTCAATACGATGTACAATATATTATAAATACCCATGCTCATTTTGACCATACTTGGGGTAATGATACCTTAAAAAACATATTTCCAAAAGCTAAATTAATAGCTCATACCAACACAAAATATAAGCCTAACGCAAGTTCAGTTGATATTGCAGTCGAGGACGGCGAATCAATCTGGCTCGACCAACTAGAAATAAAGATATTACATACCCCTGGTCACACTCCTGAGGATATCTGCCTATTAGTCAATAATTCACTCATTACGGGAGATACGCTCTTTGTGGGAAAAGTAGGCGGCACAAGAGATCGGGAAACAGCTAAAACACAATTTGAAAGTTTAAAGAAATTAATGCAACTTCCTCAAGATACAAAAATTTATCCTGGTCATAATTACGGCCCTAGTCCAAGCTCAACTATACAGGCAGAAAAGGAAGCTAACCCTTTTTGTCTGAGACTAGATAATTTCGAAAACTTTTATTGGCTCAAAGAAAACTGGAAAACATTTAAAGAAAAACACAATTTAGATTAA
- a CDS encoding ABC transporter ATP-binding protein, which produces MNVLETVNLTKKYGSFYAVKDVNFQVSSGEIFGFLGPNGAGKTTTINMLTGLLQPTTGKVYLDGQQFDSRSVESKRVFGYAPDEPVLYEKLTLSEFLDFIIRIYDLDYQAATTRAEELLELFELANSSYKLLGSFSRGMKQKASLVASLLPDPKIIILDEPTSGLDPRSVKRLKDLLTREAQRGKAVFMSTHILEIAEKMSHRIGIIQHGELKALGTMDELYSQKNQTPHSSQEDETNLEQLFLELTGGDEHEYLE; this is translated from the coding sequence TTGAATGTTTTAGAAACTGTAAACTTAACTAAGAAATACGGTAGTTTTTACGCCGTTAAAGATGTCAATTTTCAAGTGTCATCAGGTGAAATTTTTGGTTTTTTAGGTCCAAATGGCGCAGGTAAAACTACAACGATAAACATGCTAACAGGACTGTTACAACCGACTACTGGGAAGGTTTATCTAGATGGTCAACAATTTGACAGTAGATCAGTCGAATCTAAAAGGGTATTTGGTTATGCCCCTGATGAGCCGGTGCTATATGAAAAATTAACTTTGAGCGAGTTTTTGGACTTCATTATTCGTATATATGATTTAGATTACCAAGCGGCCACGACTCGTGCTGAAGAGTTATTAGAGTTATTTGAACTAGCAAATAGTAGTTATAAATTACTAGGCAGCTTTTCTCGGGGAATGAAACAAAAAGCATCTTTAGTAGCTTCTTTGCTTCCTGATCCTAAGATTATAATTTTAGATGAACCAACCAGTGGACTGGATCCTAGAAGTGTTAAGCGTCTCAAAGATCTATTAACTAGAGAAGCGCAAAGGGGAAAAGCTGTGTTTATGTCTACTCATATTTTAGAAATTGCAGAAAAGATGAGTCATAGAATAGGGATCATTCAACACGGTGAATTAAAAGCTTTGGGAACTATGGATGAGTTATATTCTCAAAAGAATCAGACCCCTCACTCTTCCCAAGAAGATGAAACAAATTTGGAACAACTCTTTTTAGAACTAACTGGAGGAGATGAACATGAGTATCTGGAATGA
- a CDS encoding putative ABC transporter permease subunit produces the protein MSIWNELVFLLKHQFNLTKKDFLIKDDHKSNNSFWLSIVAFGFIALLLLRLSSSIFSGIRFLFETEEQWDAGLMPILETHILATTAVLVFFFLMLNGIRIVFENYFESRDVQILLTLPLSVQAIFASKFLQSFCINVVQIIPFIGTIWLGYGLAVGAGILYLPIILFVLICGGLIFTAVATILLLVIARFVPSVVMKQAITICSFAMAFIIFVGWQYFVQIAEVEITPEGILTISQNMQAYLELELPHLWMARSLMFPLAEFDVTIWESLIPLAVTAILGFLMSVFIAEKVFLTGWSKSMDVQAGSRGKFSRKNGGIFSRLINHLSLPAISPVVKKDLLLLKRTPFMWYNILIIVAMLGILAVNFPQEGQTHHPGIFNLEASLNLLLIGLFGTQAGGSVAGIAFSAEGKALWNLQTAPISKHRLYFWKLSFGLIINLAIMKIAYLIFYLIPNLTVYPWYLSLPLLFGKALVITSVILYLDIENPKFENGDKLNRIGGDNKIQGEIRSIVSVLIQLVTAAFLGLLVIIPGAFPIWWVITISLGIFVGTAVFVTRWCYLKSIDRLSNFLIG, from the coding sequence ATGAGTATCTGGAATGAATTGGTCTTTCTATTAAAGCATCAGTTCAATTTAACTAAAAAAGATTTTTTAATTAAAGATGATCATAAAAGCAATAACAGTTTTTGGTTGAGTATAGTTGCTTTTGGTTTCATAGCTTTATTGCTTCTCCGGCTCAGTTCAAGTATTTTTTCAGGTATTAGATTTCTATTTGAAACTGAAGAACAATGGGATGCTGGACTAATGCCTATCTTAGAAACCCATATCTTAGCAACAACCGCTGTCTTGGTCTTCTTTTTTTTAATGCTTAATGGTATCAGAATTGTTTTTGAAAATTATTTTGAGTCACGAGATGTACAGATATTATTAACCTTACCTCTATCGGTTCAGGCAATATTTGCAAGTAAATTTTTACAGAGCTTTTGTATCAATGTGGTGCAAATCATTCCTTTTATTGGTACTATATGGCTGGGTTATGGTTTGGCGGTAGGTGCAGGCATTTTATATTTACCTATAATATTATTTGTTTTGATCTGTGGTGGATTAATTTTTACCGCTGTAGCAACAATTTTACTCCTTGTTATTGCCCGTTTCGTTCCATCTGTGGTTATGAAACAAGCTATTACTATTTGTTCTTTTGCCATGGCTTTTATTATCTTTGTTGGTTGGCAGTATTTCGTTCAGATAGCAGAAGTAGAAATCACACCTGAAGGGATTCTTACTATCAGTCAAAATATGCAAGCTTATTTAGAATTAGAATTACCCCATTTGTGGATGGCCAGGAGTTTAATGTTTCCCTTGGCTGAGTTTGATGTGACAATCTGGGAGTCTCTTATTCCTTTAGCAGTTACGGCTATTTTAGGTTTTTTAATGAGTGTCTTTATAGCTGAAAAGGTATTTCTAACTGGCTGGTCGAAGAGTATGGATGTACAGGCAGGTAGTAGAGGCAAGTTTTCTCGTAAAAATGGAGGCATTTTTTCAAGATTGATTAACCACTTAAGTTTGCCTGCCATTTCACCCGTTGTAAAAAAAGATTTACTTTTGTTGAAGCGAACACCCTTTATGTGGTATAACATCTTGATAATTGTAGCCATGTTAGGGATATTAGCTGTGAACTTTCCTCAAGAAGGCCAAACTCATCACCCAGGGATATTTAATCTGGAAGCTAGTTTAAACTTACTACTCATAGGTTTATTTGGTACTCAAGCCGGTGGAAGTGTGGCTGGCATTGCCTTTAGTGCCGAGGGAAAGGCTTTATGGAACTTACAAACTGCGCCGATTTCGAAACATAGATTATACTTTTGGAAATTATCCTTTGGTTTGATAATAAATTTGGCAATTATGAAAATAGCTTATCTAATATTTTATTTAATTCCCAATTTAACAGTTTATCCCTGGTACTTATCATTACCACTACTTTTTGGAAAAGCCCTGGTAATCACATCTGTTATTTTATACCTGGATATAGAGAATCCAAAATTTGAAAATGGTGATAAATTGAATCGCATTGGAGGCGACAATAAAATTCAGGGCGAAATTCGTTCCATTGTCAGTGTTTTAATACAATTGGTCACTGCTGCTTTTCTTGGATTACTAGTGATTATTCCCGGCGCTTTTCCCATATGGTGGGTTATTACAATATCTTTAGGTATTTTTGTTGGGACTGCTGTGTTTGTAACTCGATGGTGTTATCTAAAAAGTATTGACCGGCTCAGTAATTTTTTGATAGGTTAA
- a CDS encoding HAD-IA family hydrolase: MSSKVSIAQVGCQYSDDIIAAKMKQLFFDTGLNDYIAPNKQVLIKPNLVAVPPEDFRGAITHPLIVQKLSDIVRSLGGQVIIGDSSAVGVNTEDVISTTGYEKLRQQGYQVIDLKQDSVVDLQVPGGGKALSQLPVAKTVKDVDLIISVPVMKTHDQVEVSLSIKNLKGLLPDKIKKAFHNKYGLAKGVSDILATVPPVVSVLDATYALEGMGPVYGESVPMGLILASSDPVALDSIAAGIMGLEEDELKIEGECYNRCLGELRRDKITISGDVTDIDQVARRFTRIKDLDYQFNVDFDLIFNEEVCTGCKNTVMSSLDDIQTQGVEPYLSGKTVYAGPLTQGEISGSSNSILIGNCLYKHKSQGTFVPGCPPENLPVIEGLVGEGKIARRYTSENQSQFNHPWGIIYDLDNTLINSKINFNKMKVEVMNYLQEEQLLPEITNLEKHTAATLIQTARQHSTLDQEQEDGLWALITAIEAEGMDKAETEPDINEVISTLANEYTLIVLTNNSYKAAMKALKQFGLDEYFQLVVGREQMTSLKPSPSGAEYILEHFGDTKAEDWVMVGDSWIDAKAAQDASIPFLAYNCNLQELIDRDIPWEENLKHPWDIINYLDKLKN; encoded by the coding sequence ATGTCAAGCAAAGTTTCTATAGCCCAAGTTGGTTGCCAGTATAGTGATGACATTATCGCTGCTAAAATGAAGCAGCTATTTTTTGACACGGGTTTAAATGATTATATAGCTCCAAATAAACAGGTTCTGATTAAGCCCAACCTAGTGGCGGTTCCCCCGGAAGATTTTCGAGGAGCCATTACTCATCCTTTAATAGTTCAAAAACTGTCAGATATAGTCCGATCCTTGGGAGGACAAGTTATTATTGGTGACTCATCAGCAGTAGGGGTCAACACAGAAGATGTTATCTCTACTACGGGATATGAGAAGCTAAGACAGCAGGGCTATCAAGTTATTGATTTAAAACAGGATTCGGTAGTAGACCTTCAAGTTCCAGGAGGTGGAAAAGCACTGTCCCAGTTGCCTGTAGCCAAAACAGTCAAAGACGTAGATCTAATAATTTCAGTACCAGTTATGAAAACTCATGATCAGGTAGAAGTTAGCCTGAGTATCAAAAATCTAAAAGGACTACTACCAGATAAAATAAAAAAAGCATTTCATAATAAATATGGCCTAGCTAAAGGAGTATCAGATATACTGGCAACTGTGCCTCCAGTGGTTTCAGTCCTAGATGCCACCTATGCATTAGAGGGTATGGGGCCTGTCTATGGAGAATCTGTACCCATGGGACTTATTTTAGCCAGCAGCGATCCTGTGGCCTTAGATTCAATAGCTGCAGGTATAATGGGTTTGGAGGAAGATGAACTTAAGATTGAGGGAGAATGTTATAATAGGTGTTTAGGTGAATTGAGACGAGATAAGATCACCATCTCAGGTGATGTGACAGATATAGATCAAGTAGCGAGAAGATTTACTCGGATCAAAGATTTGGATTATCAATTTAATGTTGACTTTGATTTAATATTTAATGAGGAAGTTTGTACAGGCTGTAAAAATACAGTTATGAGCTCCTTAGATGATATCCAAACTCAGGGAGTGGAGCCATATTTATCGGGAAAAACTGTATATGCCGGTCCATTAACACAAGGTGAGATTAGTGGTAGCTCCAACTCTATACTGATCGGAAATTGCCTATACAAGCATAAAAGTCAAGGAACTTTTGTGCCCGGATGTCCGCCGGAAAATTTACCTGTAATTGAAGGCCTTGTAGGTGAAGGAAAGATTGCCAGACGTTATACTAGTGAAAATCAAAGTCAGTTTAATCATCCTTGGGGCATTATCTACGATTTAGATAATACATTGATCAACTCAAAAATAAATTTTAATAAAATGAAAGTAGAAGTCATGAATTATCTCCAAGAAGAACAGCTTTTGCCCGAAATTACTAACCTTGAGAAACATACTGCTGCTACCTTGATTCAAACTGCTCGTCAACATTCCACTTTGGATCAGGAACAAGAAGATGGATTGTGGGCTTTAATTACTGCCATTGAAGCTGAAGGCATGGATAAGGCCGAAACAGAACCTGATATCAATGAAGTGATTTCAACTTTAGCTAATGAGTATACTCTGATCGTATTGACTAATAACTCATATAAAGCTGCTATGAAAGCTTTGAAACAATTTGGCTTAGATGAATACTTTCAATTGGTGGTAGGTAGGGAGCAGATGACTAGTTTGAAACCATCTCCTTCTGGTGCGGAATACATCTTAGAGCATTTTGGTGATACTAAAGCTGAAGATTGGGTCATGGTAGGAGATTCTTGGATAGACGCAAAAGCAGCCCAAGATGCTTCAATACCATTTTTAGCCTACAATTGTAATCTACAAGAGTTGATTGACCGGGACATTCCTTGGGAAGAAAATTTAAAGCACCCCTGGGATATAATAAACTATCTAGATAAATTAAAAAATTAA
- a CDS encoding TIGR01212 family radical SAM protein (This family includes YhcC from E. coli K-12, an uncharacterized radical SAM protein.) produces the protein MIKNEWTGSDNRYRTYSSYLKSKYGEKVYKIPINLPGTCPNRDGVMGEEGCIFCDEEGSGFDCLPNSMAIKEQVAKNKEYFGKRFKAKKFIVYFQAFSNTYWPLDKFKEFLWSAAEDQDLVGISVSTRPDCINEAYLDVLEEIHHEFNLDIDVELGLQTVNYKTLQYINRGHTLAEFLDAMWRIKQRGFSTCIHLILNLPGDSLEDIVESAKIMSAVNADQIKIHSLYVVEGTKLGELYKKDELNIISLTEYVNRVITFLEYLSPQIVVQRLVGKGPKDKVIFNNWDRSWWYLKEQIESELEQRNTWQGAKCDYLNGKALKRFLK, from the coding sequence ATGATTAAGAATGAATGGACGGGATCAGACAATCGTTATCGTACTTATTCCTCTTATTTAAAATCCAAATACGGAGAAAAAGTTTATAAAATTCCCATCAATCTCCCCGGTACCTGCCCTAATAGAGATGGGGTTATGGGAGAAGAAGGGTGCATATTCTGTGATGAAGAAGGTTCAGGCTTTGACTGTCTTCCCAATTCTATGGCTATTAAAGAACAAGTAGCCAAGAACAAAGAGTACTTTGGAAAAAGGTTTAAAGCCAAGAAATTTATTGTATACTTTCAGGCCTTTTCTAACACCTACTGGCCTTTAGATAAATTTAAAGAATTCCTTTGGTCGGCAGCAGAAGACCAAGATTTGGTGGGTATTTCAGTATCTACACGTCCAGACTGTATCAATGAAGCATACTTAGATGTTCTAGAAGAAATCCACCATGAATTTAATTTAGATATAGATGTGGAACTAGGTTTGCAAACTGTTAATTATAAAACCCTTCAATACATTAATAGGGGCCATACCTTGGCTGAATTTTTAGATGCTATGTGGAGAATAAAACAGCGTGGATTTTCTACATGTATTCATTTAATACTCAATTTACCTGGAGATAGCTTAGAAGATATTGTTGAATCGGCAAAAATTATGAGTGCAGTCAATGCTGATCAAATAAAAATTCATTCCTTGTATGTAGTGGAAGGGACAAAATTGGGAGAGTTGTATAAGAAGGATGAATTAAATATTATCTCTTTAACTGAGTATGTAAATCGGGTTATCACCTTTTTAGAATATTTATCGCCTCAAATAGTAGTACAACGACTTGTTGGTAAAGGTCCTAAAGATAAAGTCATATTTAATAATTGGGATCGAAGTTGGTGGTATTTAAAAGAGCAAATTGAAAGTGAACTGGAACAGAGAAATACCTGGCAAGGAGCTAAATGTGATTATTTGAATGGCAAAGCTCTAAAAAGATTTTTGAAATAA
- a CDS encoding putative glycoside hydrolase → MIFSVTACNNSETTDSPKDNEENIDQEEKNENSKDQDQNDDSDEQTEKEDEEEKDLGPEFTYPEDGVRGIYVTGHTAGGSRMEELIELVDDTELNSMVIDVKDDYGNITFKLDGTEFDEFSKNYISDPEEMLEKLSEHDIYPIARVVVFKDTVLAEEQPEYSFRRSDGSVWKNSGGEAFVNPYKEEVWDYNLKIAEKAAEMGFQEIQFDYVRFPEGHGSRADELEYSLGNYTEEELTPRIEEEWEEMLEEQASDNPDFTEYNIDEEDVVEKNEDILEDEEEIKEYKAEELKEKASPPEYEYGLARVMAVSDFTEYAYDRLQSYDVDVSVDVFGYTVTVPESREIGQNFFSILQNVDVISSMIYPSHWGPGYFGISQPDTEPYELVYKYTERENELLDKLEEPPISRPWIQDFTASWLGQGNYISYGVDEVEDQIRALNEQGVEEFLLWNASNRYTKGVDYKPLED, encoded by the coding sequence ATGATTTTTTCAGTTACAGCCTGTAATAATTCGGAAACAACAGATTCTCCCAAAGATAACGAAGAAAACATTGATCAAGAAGAAAAAAATGAAAATTCTAAAGACCAGGATCAAAACGATGATAGTGATGAGCAAACTGAGAAAGAAGATGAAGAAGAGAAGGATCTAGGGCCTGAATTCACTTATCCTGAAGATGGAGTCAGAGGAATTTATGTAACAGGTCACACTGCAGGCGGCTCTCGTATGGAAGAATTAATTGAATTAGTTGATGATACGGAGTTAAATTCTATGGTTATTGATGTCAAAGATGATTACGGTAATATAACATTTAAACTTGATGGAACAGAGTTTGACGAATTCAGTAAAAACTATATTTCCGATCCCGAAGAAATGCTTGAAAAATTATCAGAACACGATATTTACCCTATTGCTCGAGTCGTGGTCTTTAAAGATACAGTTTTGGCTGAGGAACAGCCAGAGTATTCTTTTAGAAGATCAGATGGTTCTGTTTGGAAAAATAGTGGAGGAGAAGCTTTTGTGAATCCTTATAAGGAAGAAGTTTGGGATTACAATTTAAAAATAGCTGAAAAAGCTGCTGAAATGGGCTTTCAAGAAATTCAATTTGACTATGTAAGATTTCCTGAAGGTCATGGCAGTAGAGCTGATGAATTAGAATACTCCTTAGGAAATTATACTGAAGAGGAATTAACTCCACGTATTGAAGAAGAGTGGGAAGAAATGTTGGAAGAACAAGCAAGTGATAATCCAGATTTTACAGAGTACAACATTGATGAGGAAGATGTTGTCGAAAAAAATGAGGATATTTTAGAAGATGAAGAAGAAATCAAGGAATACAAAGCAGAAGAATTAAAAGAAAAAGCCTCGCCTCCGGAATATGAGTACGGTCTTGCCCGGGTAATGGCAGTCTCAGATTTCACAGAATATGCCTATGATCGATTACAATCCTATGATGTAGATGTGTCCGTGGATGTTTTTGGTTACACTGTAACTGTTCCCGAATCAAGAGAAATTGGACAGAACTTCTTTAGTATACTCCAAAATGTCGATGTGATTTCTTCTATGATTTATCCAAGCCATTGGGGACCAGGGTATTTTGGGATCTCTCAGCCTGATACTGAACCTTATGAATTAGTTTACAAATATACCGAAAGAGAAAATGAATTACTTGATAAATTGGAAGAACCACCTATATCACGACCTTGGATTCAAGATTTTACTGCTAGCTGGTTAGGACAAGGTAATTACATTTCATATGGAGTTGACGAGGTAGAAGATCAAATTCGAGCCTTAAACGAACAAGGTGTAGAAGAATTCCTGCTTTGGAACGCTAGTAACCGATACACCAAAGGGGTAGATTATAAACCCTTAGAAGATTAG